The Leptospira paudalimensis region TTTTGCGTCTTTGTTTTTCGCACGCACTGCGGAGATCATTAAGTAAAGCAAAATCACCCCAAAAACTAAAACGGAAATTTGCCATATGCGAAGTAAGGTAACGGAAGTAGCACGATTGACAAAAATTTGACCGACTGCCAATACTAAGCTAAAAGTAAAGTATACCTTTGATATGATACTAATTTTGGAGCGGAAAAATACATCCGTGAATAATAATAACCAAACAGGCGTTAGAAAAACTACAAAATACTCGATTTTCGTTTGTGTGAATGGTTCTAAACCAAATGAATAAACTCCCTGCGATCGAAAGATCATATATACTGCTAAAAAGATAGAAAACAATGCATAAAATAAATTATAGGTTTCTTGTTTCCGTTTCCAATAAAACAAACCATGATAAATACCAACAAAAATATACAAAAACAACAACATGTATGTTTCGTATTCATCTTCAATTTTAAGATGCTTAGAGGCAAGGTCGATATTGGCTGTATAATCGTTAAAGAGTTTGTATAAATTTAGTTCTTCACCCTCTTCAGCTGCGATCAAAATCCGAATTTGGTTTTGGCCAATATTCAATTGATTTCTTTTCATTCTGATGAGTATGTGTCGTCTATACCCACTTTTTTCTATTGTTTCATTTTTGATTTTACCGTTAGAGGAAACAAGAGTTTGGTTGATGTATATTTCATAATAATTTGAGATATAAGGTATGTGTAGACTAAAGGCATCGTCTTCCGTTTTTTGAAAATCAGTTTGTGATAACAAAAAAGACTTTGCCATCGTTACCTTTCGAAGTTTTCCTTTTTCCCATTCAAATTCAGAAAGTATTGATACTAAAGGCAAAGATTCTAGTGTTTTCCATTTTTTACCATCTGGGTTTTCTGTGGTTTCAAATCCTTTGGTAACATACCAATTTTTTGTTAAATCAATGGGCAGTGCGAAAATTGCATGGGAAAATAATATAAAACAACAAATAAAGTATAAAGTTTTCTTCATATTGGATGTAAGTGAAATTCTAAATTTGTACCAAATGTATCTTCGAATAAATCTTTTTTTTCTGACACAGACCAAATTTCTAAATTGGGATCTTCTCCTTTTTTGAAATACAAACGACAATTCACTTTGCCCTTTTCAATGACTGCATCCAATCTTTCAATGATGGATTTTTCAGAACGATCCAATCCATCTCCGATTCGTAAAAAAGACGATAACTTGCGAACCAAAAGTTGGTCTTCTGGCCGAAGGGTTTTAAACTCTTCGTGTTTGCCTTTTGGGCCACCTTTTCTATGGTAACGGGCAAGAAGAGCAATGATTTCAATTTCTGAATTGGAAAATCCAACCATTGCTTCAGAGTTACGAATGATGTAATAACTATGTTTGTGGTAGTTATGGTGAGAAATACAAAGCCCCACTTGGTGGAGGTAACAAGCGGTTTCTAAATAATCCCTTTCTAAATTACCAAGACCATGTAATTCCCTTAGATCATCAAACAACTGCAAGGTGAGTTTTGCAACAGTTTCAGCATGATGTTTTCCTTGTGGGTAAAGGTTTGCCACTGTTTTAATCGCTTTTTCTCGGATGTTATCGAGTCTCGGAAGTGAAGTGTCCTTATGTCTGTACCAAGATTCTATGGTATCATACACAATTCCTTCACGAAGGGCAAAATCACTCACAGTAAAGGCAGGTGCCTTAATCCTTTGTAACACTTCATCCAATACCAAAATCCCACCAACAATGATATCTCCTCGTTTAGCATCTAAACCAGGGATTTTGAGTCTTTTTTTGATACTTTCAGCATCTAATACCTGTTTGCGGATCTCTTTGAAAGAATCGATGGGAATCTCAGTCCCATTTAATCTTTCTCGTTTTTCTCCTTTTTTTTCTAAAACCATCGAAGTTACTGAAGTGATGGTTCCCGAACTTCCTACCACCATAAAAGGTTTCCAAGTTTCAATTTGAGGTAAAAAAGCGGATAACACTGATTCAATATGGATCCTACATTTTTGCAAATCAGTGGCCGAAATTGGATCTTTCTTTAAGTATTTCTCCGTTAAACGAATGGCACCTAACTTCATACTGGTGGAAAAAAGGATATCCCCTTTTTCCCCTATCAGAAGTTCCGTGCTCCCTCCACCAATGTCAATGAGAAGGATCCGTTTTTCATATACAGGGAGTCCCTGTAAAATCCCAAGGTAGATGAGCCTTGCCTCTTCGTTTCCTGAAATCACTTGGATTTGGATGCCCGTTTCCTTCTCCGCTCGGTCCAGAAAAATTTGCCTATTTTCTGCTTCCCTAAGTGCACTTGTGGCTACAGCTCGGATTTCCGCTTTGTAACTGTCGGCAAGAGTTTTGAAACGTTTCAAACAAGCAAGACCCCGATCCATAGCCTCGTTTGTAATGACCGCATAATCACTGCTACCGCTTCCTAATCGAACGGATTCCTTTTCTTTGGTCAGGTATTCGAGTGTACCATCCGGTCTTAGTTTTACGACGACAATGTGGAAGGAATTGGTGCCCAAATCAATGGCAGCAAGGATCTTTTCCGTGCGAAATGCCTGGTTTGGTTTGCGTAAGATTTGTGAGAAAGGAAGCATTTTGTATCTAACTAGCCTATCGAAAATTTTTACGGTTGAAAGCAAAAACCAGCCGAAAATTATGGGGAACGGGCAGAATTGTAAAGTTTTGGTGTTAACCCACCGTAAATTCCCCCCTTCGTACTTCTTTCACAGGATCTGATATGATATTTGATAATCTTTATGGACTTTTCTCGAACGATATGGGAATCGATTTGGGAACCGCGAACACCCTCGTGCATGTGAAAGGACAAGGGATCGTCCTATCAGAACCGTCGGTGGTGGCAGTCCAAGCCTCTACTGGTCGAGTCCTTGCTGTGGGACAAGAAGCAAAACGGATGCTAGGAAGAACTCCTGGTGATATCGTTGCCATCCGCCCCATGAAAGACGGGGTGATCGCTGACTTCGAAACTGTGGAAAAGATGATTCGTTACTTCATCGCAAAAGTCCACAACCGCACTACATTTGTAAAACCGCGCATCGTGATCGGGGTTCCTTCAGGGATTACCGAAGTAGAACGACGTGCCGTTCGTGAGTCCGCAGAACAAGCGGGAGCCCGCGAAATCTTCCTCATCGAAGAAGCACTCGCAGCTGCCATCGGTGCCAACATCCCGATCCATGAACCAGCAGGAAATATGATTGTTGATATCGGTGGGGGAACCACAGAAATCGCTGTGATCTCTCTGGGTGGTATGGTAATCGCCGAGTCCATCCGAACTGGTGGTGACGAATTCGATGAAGCCATTGTGAAATACCTTCGTAACCAATACAACTTAGTTGTTGGAGAAAGAACGGCAGAGGACATCAAACTCACCATCGGTAACGCGTTTGCTGACAAACGTGTCGACACGATGGAAGTAAAAGGTCGTGATGCCATCTCTGGTCTCCCACGCACTCTCGAACTCGATTCCAACGAAATCCGTAAAGCCCTCAAAGAACCAACAGACGAAATCCTAGACGGGATCAAATCGGTTCTCGAGCGCACTCCTCCAGAACTTGCGGCCGACATCGTAGAACGAGGAATCGTTCTTACAGGTGGTGGTTGCCTCCTCCGTGGTCTCGAACACTACCTCACCAAAGAAACAGGAGTTCCAGTATTCCGTGCTGAAAACCCACTCACTTGTGTGGTTCTCGGAACAGGACGTTACTTGGATGAATTGAAATACATCAAACCAGGAATCCGATAAACATCGGTTACATGGGTTGGTAAAAAAGGGGAACTAGTGTTCCCTTTTTTTTTGGGCGCACATATCCGGCTTTTCGCTCCAATCTTTGCCTTCGCAAAGGATTTCCGCTGTAATCCGGGGCGCGGTAATCTAAATTCAAAACCAGAATCCTTTCTTTTTACCTAACATGGAAGAAGCCTTGCGCAACACCAAAGTGGAAAGTGAGCCAATTTCACTAAGAAACGATTGCCTGTTACGTGACCCTATATTGAAGAATACAATAAAATTGATCATGGACAGTTGAAGGTTCCGTAACGTTTTCCTAAATAACAATCTATGTTTGTTGCATTTTCATCCGAAACTCGATTGTCAAAATACAAAAGCTCTGCCAAATCCATTTCTGCTCCACCAATTCCAAGACCCAAATTTCCCGCAGCATATCCCGTCGCTGCTGGAACCGTTGAGACAACTTGCACTCCATCAAATTTGATGAGAACATTTGTTCCCCCATTTTGCAAAATCGAAACCTGGTGCACAGCATTTGCCACCCAACCAGAGTTATACGTTGCAACGGCTGTTGATCCAGATTTATTGACTGCAACAGCTCCCAAACTAGTGATTTGAAATTCTCTCCCATTAGTACCTGACGGTCCTATAGTGAGCACATTACTATTGACAGTTAATGGCAACCTCACGACAAAAAACACACTTCCTGAATCCGAAGTACTCACACCAACGGGAGAGGTTTTTAATAAGTTGTTTCCAGATCCATACAAAAAACGGACAATTGGTTTCCCATTAATCGTATTCGTAGCCGAATAAAAAGTCGGAGCTACTCCAGGAATCAAGTCATTTCCGGTTCCACTGAGATCTGACCAATTTGTCACAGCAGCACCGTTGGTAAACGTAAGCCCTTCTGCACGAATCCACAATCTTCGTCCAGGAACCTGATTCAGATCAAAAGGACCAGAGGGTACACATACACTCGAACGATTGATGAGACATGTTAAGAACTGAGTTTTATAGTATTCATCGGTACCAAATTCATAAGGACTATTTAAGTCCAATTGACAACTGAGAAAAAAAGGAAATAGGATCACCTTAAAGGCACGAGAGAACTTGAATAAAATTGCAAAATACCTTTTCACTCTTTTTAAATTAGATTAAATCCACTCCAGACGACGTGTGTAAATCCAAGTTGTTTTCATTTCAAGGATTTTTCAAAATGATTGAAACTGACTAGTTCTTATCCTAATGTAGTTTGATTTTACACTCGAATGCGCCAAAAATTGATCTCTAAACTTCGATCCAAGATTCAGAATTTTCTTATGTGATATGTTTGATTTTTTGAAGGAAATATATTTCCATTGTTCTTTCATCTAATTTTATACATGAAAAGATAGATATCCAATATGGGATAAGTGAAGATAGGCTCTATCGATACTATCAGTTCATTTGGATGATCAAATACTATGGTGGATCATATTCCTCACTAATTAGGTACAAATGTTTCCAACTTACAAAAATGACTCACTGGAAATATTGGACTAAATTCCCGATAGAGGTTTCATAATTCCAAGTGTTACAAAGTTCAATCGATTTGGATCAAAAATCTCCGACTTGTTTGTGTTTGGTTCACGAGTAAGTCCGATGTTAAAATTTTTCTTTCACCTTTAAAAAATAGAGTCGCATTCAGACTCAATCCAAACCCATGATCGACATTGTGTCGTGATTTTCAGTATGCCCACCTTTAAGTATGGGGAACGAAGTCGCCAAAAGGCTTATATTCATTTGCTATGCGTTCAAAAACAAATACTCCAACCCTAAAACAAATCATTTCCAGTACTGACTTATTCTTAAACCTCTCCTCAGAAACAAAAGAACACTTGGAGCGATCGTTCAATAAAGTTAAATTTATTAAGAACAAAGTTGTGATCAAACAAGGAGAACATGGGAATGCACTCTATCTAGTTGCGACAGGTAGTTTCAGTGTTTATGTGACCAATGACGGAAAAAAGCAGAAATTAGGTGAGGTGAAACCTGGGAGTTGTTTCGGAGAAGGAGCACTTGTGACAGATGAACCCCGAAACGCCACAGTTGTCTGTGACCAATCTGGCATCGTTTACCGCATCGATCGAAACGAATTCAAAAGAGCCTTTAAGGATCGCTCAGAAGAACTGAAAGCATTTGTCAGACTCATCAGCCGAAGGTCACGTGCTCTTCATAGAAGTGTGTTTCGTCCTGAACCTAGACGCATCAAAGAACTCATTTCGTCTGTATCACTTTTCCAAGGTGTAGGCGCAAAACTCATCTCAGAGTTGGAACAACAGATGGAATGGATTTTTCTGCCAGGTGGCGAAACTCTGATGCGGCAAGGTGACAAAGCCGACGGAATGTATATCGTCGTTAACGGTAGTTTGGTGTATGAAGTTAGAAACGACCAAGGACTAGTGGTTTCAACAGGTAATTTTTCAAAAGGTGATATCATTGGTGAGATGGCTCTGTTAACTGGGGAACCGAGGACCGCAACAGTAGTCGCAACTCTTTCCTGTGAAATTGTAAAAATCAGCACTGTCGCTTTCGAAACCGTGTTTTCCAAACATCCGCCTAGTATGCTTGCAATCACCAAACTCATTGCGGATCGATTTACCAAAGACCGAATGGGAAAAAGAACTGCCAAAAAAACAAGGAGCATCATCACACTTTTTCCACTCCAGAAAGATCTTTTGGTTCGCGACTTTGCACACAACCTTGCAGTTGCTTTGAAAAAAATCGGACGTACGACAATCGTTGAGAGCAAAGACTTTAAAAAACACAAGGGAGACCGCGAACACGCAGTTTCAGACATCCTCGAATCATTATACCATTTGCAGGACTCACATGACTTCTTAATCCTTTGTCCCGATTTTGAAGACAAACTTTGGACGGAAACAATTCTCCATCATACAAATCGTATTTTACTGTTAAGTGATGCAAAAAAAGCAGATGCCCTTTCTCCAGAAGAAATTCGCTTTCTTGGAGATTCGGAAGAAACCCATGGCCCCATACGAGAGCTTATTTTACTTTACTCTAATCCAAATGAAAAACCAAAAAATATTTCTAACCTAACAAAAATTAGGAAAACAGATGTAGTCAGACATATCCGTACATATAGTAACCATGGATTTGAAAGTCTCACTCGCTTCATCACTGGTCGTTCCATTGGTCTTGCTCTGGGTGGCGGAGGTGCAAAAGGTTTCGCACATATTGGGCTGATTAAAGCCATGCAGGAAGAGAACATCCCAATCGACATGATTGGTGGTACAAGTGCAGGGGCACTTATGGCGAGCATCTATGCTCTCGGTAATGATGCTCCCAGTTTGGAACGGATCGCCAAGTCTCTCATGAGTGACAAAAAAACTTTAAACGATTATACCGTTCCGGTTGTATCTCTCATTCGTGGCAAAAAATTCAATACTGTGATTAAAAGTTTTGTCGGTGAAACAATGATCGAAGATCTCTGGCTTCCCTATTTTGCTGTCGCAACAAGCCTTTCCAAAGCACAAAAAGTAATCATCGACCGTGGTCCATTATGGAAAGCACTCCGCGCTTCCGCTTCAATACCAGGTATATTACCTCCATTCTTCGAAAACAATGAACTGTTAGTTGATGGTGCAATGTTAGATAATATTCCAGGTGCTGTGATGCGCGAAAAGGGAGCAGATTTTGTAATTTCTGTTGCACTTGCGTCAGAAGGTGATTCCGCAGCTGATGAACTCTTTGGTGGCATTTATCCTAAAAATAATTCGGGAGCATTACCATCGGCACTTCGATTGCTCTTCAAACGGCTCTTCAGTAAAACACAGAATTTGAAAGAAGCCCCGAACATTCTTAGCCTTATGATGCGTGCGACTTTTGTGGCTTCAGATGCAGCGATGGCACAAACAAAAGCTGAGTCTGATATTTTTGCTGAGTTACCAGTGGAACAGTATGGACTCTTTGATTGGAAAAAGTTCTATGAACTGGTTGAGATCGGATACCGTTATGGAAAGACACATGCCAAGACTTGGAAAAAACAACTGGGAATCTTAGGTTAGATTTTAAAAAAACGATTTTAAAACCGACCACCAAATACAAATTTGAATTGGAAACAATTGATTGACTATTCAATCACAATACGACAATGAAGAATTGTCATTCAATTGAATAGGAATTCATCTATGGAAAATAAAATGCCGAATTGGCAAACACAAGAAAAACACTTGTTAAATGGTCAGAAAAACAAATGGAATAGATTGATTAATATAATTCTGAATTCGTGAAATTTTTTTTGGTTGCCCAATCGTCATGAAAAACCACCAATTTGAATTTATAGTTATCTCGCTTTAAGAGAATCATTCAAAAGTTTTGTCTGAGGTAAATTTTATGTCATTTCGATTGATCATCATTTATTTCTTTTTCATTTTAGGAATTTTCTCCCAAACTTCAGAAAACTGGAACAAAAAAGGAATTGATGCCCTCAAAGAAAAAGAATTTCTCACTGCCGTAGAATCATTTAAGAAAACATTATATGACAAACCAGATGATGCATTTGCAAACTATAATTTAGCATGCACATATACACTTTTACTCGCACAATGCGAAGATATAGAAAGTGAAGTCCACATATACAATCTAATCCAGAAAGCAATCAAATCGAAACCCTCTTATCAAAAAAAACTGCTAACAGATTCAGACTTTATCATTCTCAGAGGGAAATACCATTTTCAGAAATTAGCAGGTAAAACAAAAAAAGAAATTCTAACAAGTATTACCTGGTTTGGTCCAAGTCCTGGAGCCTATGGCCCGATGGATCAATTTCAGTTTAGGGAAGATGGTGGTTTTATCTATAAAAAACTAGATATGACAGAATCAAATCCCATTGGTAAACTAGAATTTACAGGACATTACAAATGGATCAACGATTCCAAATTGGAAATCCAATTTTATGATCCGAGTCCAATGAAGGAAGGTGGAAAAAACAAAAATTTAAGGGTTCATTATTCTGAAGGTAAATTGGAGATACAAGGTTTTGATCATATATTTACCGATGATAACGACCGTTGTTCTGCTTAGCCTTTGATTCGATATAACTGATACATTTAATATTTAGAAAGTATCTTTAATAAACAATCGTTAAATTCATGTTTGGCGACACCTAACGCAGAAAAAAATTCGTGATCAAAGTTTTCAACTTTTTTCACTGCATTCTTTGTAATCGATTCACCACTCTTTGTCAAACTCACAATTTTTGCTCTGGTATCCGTACTGTGTTCCCGTCGATCAACATATCCTTTTTGGATTAATGTGCGAATGACAGTGGAGGTAGTCATCGGATCAATTTTTGTATGTTCTGACAAAAGAACCTGAGTCACTTCCTTTTCTTGTTGGGTCAACCAAAGGATACTTGCTAACAATACAAATTGTGAATGTGTCAATTTCAGAGGTTCAAGCGCATAACGAATCTCTCTTTGCCAAAGACTCGTTACTTGCCATAAAAGAAATCCAGAGCTATCTTCTGCCTTATTGACACTAAAATCGCTCTTAACAGTTGCACTATCTGATTTTTTTTGCTTCATTGATTTGTAGTTGCACATCTTCTGCGAGATGACTTACGATATTTTTCATGACAATCATATTCCATAAAAAAGCAAGTGGGCCCGTGATCGACATGGTGATTGTAATTTTGAGTCCCTCAGATGTTTTCTCATAAAAATGTTCACCAAACATTTTTGCCAAAGGAAATTTTGTAAAGTCCTTGAAATAAGAATTGGGTCTCACTTCTATCAATTGAATTTTTACATCCGGCCCACCAGAGGGGCGAATCATAAAAAAATTCCCAGCTTCGAATGTACCTAACATCTCCGATTTTTCAAGAGTAGAATCCCAATTTTTCCACCGGTTCACATCTGACATCAATTTCCAAATTTGTTCCTGTTTGATTTCGTTTGTAGTGTATGTGTATGTATTGATGATCATAAAATCTCCTATAGTATGTACACTTACTATATTTATACATATAATTGTAAACTATTTATTTCAAGTGAATTCTATTGAGCGAGTCAGAACGAGTTTCCGTTAAAACCCATTCTAGAAAGGCATTTCGCTACCTAAATTTCCTGACAAGTGTTGAGTATTTCACCGAAAGGATGAGGATTTTTGTGTCATTTGGTGATTTTTTAGAAATATTTATGACATATGAATAAATATTTGACATACTTTCACCAAATTTATAAGTCTGGGCTACTTGAAAAAGGAGAGAAAGATGAAAAATACAATCAACCTAATACTGGCATTGCTGTTTGCGACGAGCATCAGTGCCGAAACTTACACCGTGTTCATTCACGGTAAATCCAGCAAAAATCACGACGGGGTGGGAACTACCGATGTGAACAGTTATTGGGGCACAAACGCAAATGCGGTTTCTGGTGCCAAAATATTCATTGGTTACGACGGAAGCACTGACCCAAGAACGTACGGATCTGCGAGAGCCCAAACAAATATCACAACTGGTCTCATGAGTTATTGCAAGGGAACAAACACTTGTAAGATTGTGTGCCATTCCGCTGGATGTTATGCAATTGAATATTGGTTAGCAAGTTTAGCTGATACAACAACTTCCAAAGGTTTCAATATCACAAAAGTAACTGCACTTGCAGCTGCTTCAGGTGGTTCTGAACTTGCAAACGTAATTGGTGGTGGCGGAAACGCGATGGACCAGTCACTTCAGGTAACCACTGCTCGAGGAGCATACAACCACAACCTGACTGCATCCGTTACAATAAACCATGTTCCAGGATATAAAAGTAAGTTTGGTGCTAATTTTATCCTACCTGGAGCTGATGACTATGCAGTTGCTTTTCACTCTTCTTGCGGATACAACCGTGCAGGTGGTCTAGACAAGTGCCAAAGTTCATTTGTGAGTGGAAACACAACCTACACTCAGTATTCTGGTCACGTCCGAGCACCGTCTTTGACAGCAGCAGGACTCAACAAAAATCACAGTGAAATCATGAACGAAGGTGCAAGATAAATAAGCTCCCTTGTTTTGAATCTAAGTCTGGCAATGGAAATTGTCAGACGAAACCTACCTATAGGAGAAACACGTAGAGGTTTCATTTGAAAATAGGATTGCATCTGACATAGATGGATACAATTTGTTCCCTACGTTTCAATCGATTTTCATATTCCATTCTATGAAACATTGTGACTCAAACACTGATGAACGATACCAACAATCAATTAAAAATACTCTTAGTGGAAGATGAAGCGATCATTGCGTTAACAGAAAAACGAAACCTAGAATCATATGGATATTCAGTACTTTGGGCGTCCAGTGGAGAAGATGCCATCGAACTGTTTAAGAACGATACTTCTATCAATATCATCCTGATGGATATCAATTTAGGAAATGGAATGGAAGGTACGGAAGCAGCAAACATTATTTTAAAGCATAAAGACATTCCACTCATATTTGTTTCTTCCCATACAGAAAAAGAAATCGTCACAAAAACAGAAGGAATCACTTCTTATGGTTATGTAGTTAAAAGTTCAACGATAACTGTCTTGGATGCCTCTATCAAAATGGCTTTAAAACTTTTTTATGCGAATCAAAAACTAAAAGAGTCGGAAGAGAAGTTTATGAAGGCATTCCAATTTTGTCCCACTCCAATGGCCATCCATGACTATACAAACCGAAATGTATTTATTGATTGTAACCCAGCTTTTATCGCGATCACCGGATACAAAAAAGAAGAGATCATCAGTAAAACGGCACTTGAATTAGGTCTATATGTATTCCCAGAAGAAAGAGAAACAGTCTTAATCCAATTCCAAGAGCAAGGGTATGTAAAAAATTTCAAAAACACTTTTAGAACGAAAACAGGGAAAGAACTAATTCGATTTCTTTCTCTTAGTAAAATCTTAATTTCCAATAAGGAACATATTTTTTCAGTCCAAACCGAATCACCCATCGAATATTTTGATATTTAATTGTTTCAATCAATCCTAACTTTCCCTTTTAGATTGGTATGTGTAATTCCTAGAAAATTCATTTACTTTCTTTCTTAAACCATTTACATTTAGAAGCGTATTAGGAATTTAATTTTGAACGATCAACAATTAATAGAAGCATATTTGAATCGTATTGGTTATCAGGGCCCACACAATCCTACCTTAGAATTACTTCACAATATTACATTAGCTCATGTGCGCAGTATCCCTTTTGAAAACTTAGATATTCTCTTGGGAAAAAGTATCAACATTAGTTTGGATGCAATGATTGAGAAATTAATCCATCAAAAACGTGGTGGTTATTGTTTTGAACAAAATGGTCTTCTATTGTATGT contains the following coding sequences:
- a CDS encoding Ppx/GppA phosphatase family protein, encoding MLPFSQILRKPNQAFRTEKILAAIDLGTNSFHIVVVKLRPDGTLEYLTKEKESVRLGSGSSDYAVITNEAMDRGLACLKRFKTLADSYKAEIRAVATSALREAENRQIFLDRAEKETGIQIQVISGNEEARLIYLGILQGLPVYEKRILLIDIGGGSTELLIGEKGDILFSTSMKLGAIRLTEKYLKKDPISATDLQKCRIHIESVLSAFLPQIETWKPFMVVGSSGTITSVTSMVLEKKGEKRERLNGTEIPIDSFKEIRKQVLDAESIKKRLKIPGLDAKRGDIIVGGILVLDEVLQRIKAPAFTVSDFALREGIVYDTIESWYRHKDTSLPRLDNIREKAIKTVANLYPQGKHHAETVAKLTLQLFDDLRELHGLGNLERDYLETACYLHQVGLCISHHNYHKHSYYIIRNSEAMVGFSNSEIEIIALLARYHRKGGPKGKHEEFKTLRPEDQLLVRKLSSFLRIGDGLDRSEKSIIERLDAVIEKGKVNCRLYFKKGEDPNLEIWSVSEKKDLFEDTFGTNLEFHLHPI
- a CDS encoding rod shape-determining protein yields the protein MIFDNLYGLFSNDMGIDLGTANTLVHVKGQGIVLSEPSVVAVQASTGRVLAVGQEAKRMLGRTPGDIVAIRPMKDGVIADFETVEKMIRYFIAKVHNRTTFVKPRIVIGVPSGITEVERRAVRESAEQAGAREIFLIEEALAAAIGANIPIHEPAGNMIVDIGGGTTEIAVISLGGMVIAESIRTGGDEFDEAIVKYLRNQYNLVVGERTAEDIKLTIGNAFADKRVDTMEVKGRDAISGLPRTLELDSNEIRKALKEPTDEILDGIKSVLERTPPELAADIVERGIVLTGGGCLLRGLEHYLTKETGVPVFRAENPLTCVVLGTGRYLDELKYIKPGIR
- a CDS encoding cyclic nucleotide-binding domain-containing protein; protein product: MRSKTNTPTLKQIISSTDLFLNLSSETKEHLERSFNKVKFIKNKVVIKQGEHGNALYLVATGSFSVYVTNDGKKQKLGEVKPGSCFGEGALVTDEPRNATVVCDQSGIVYRIDRNEFKRAFKDRSEELKAFVRLISRRSRALHRSVFRPEPRRIKELISSVSLFQGVGAKLISELEQQMEWIFLPGGETLMRQGDKADGMYIVVNGSLVYEVRNDQGLVVSTGNFSKGDIIGEMALLTGEPRTATVVATLSCEIVKISTVAFETVFSKHPPSMLAITKLIADRFTKDRMGKRTAKKTRSIITLFPLQKDLLVRDFAHNLAVALKKIGRTTIVESKDFKKHKGDREHAVSDILESLYHLQDSHDFLILCPDFEDKLWTETILHHTNRILLLSDAKKADALSPEEIRFLGDSEETHGPIRELILLYSNPNEKPKNISNLTKIRKTDVVRHIRTYSNHGFESLTRFITGRSIGLALGGGGAKGFAHIGLIKAMQEENIPIDMIGGTSAGALMASIYALGNDAPSLERIAKSLMSDKKTLNDYTVPVVSLIRGKKFNTVIKSFVGETMIEDLWLPYFAVATSLSKAQKVIIDRGPLWKALRASASIPGILPPFFENNELLVDGAMLDNIPGAVMREKGADFVISVALASEGDSAADELFGGIYPKNNSGALPSALRLLFKRLFSKTQNLKEAPNILSLMMRATFVASDAAMAQTKAESDIFAELPVEQYGLFDWKKFYELVEIGYRYGKTHAKTWKKQLGILG
- a CDS encoding MarR family winged helix-turn-helix transcriptional regulator yields the protein MKQKKSDSATVKSDFSVNKAEDSSGFLLWQVTSLWQREIRYALEPLKLTHSQFVLLASILWLTQQEKEVTQVLLSEHTKIDPMTTSTVIRTLIQKGYVDRREHSTDTRAKIVSLTKSGESITKNAVKKVENFDHEFFSALGVAKHEFNDCLLKILSKY
- a CDS encoding SRPBCC family protein, producing MIINTYTYTTNEIKQEQIWKLMSDVNRWKNWDSTLEKSEMLGTFEAGNFFMIRPSGGPDVKIQLIEVRPNSYFKDFTKFPLAKMFGEHFYEKTSEGLKITITMSITGPLAFLWNMIVMKNIVSHLAEDVQLQINEAKKIR
- a CDS encoding response regulator; translated protein: MTQTLMNDTNNQLKILLVEDEAIIALTEKRNLESYGYSVLWASSGEDAIELFKNDTSINIILMDINLGNGMEGTEAANIILKHKDIPLIFVSSHTEKEIVTKTEGITSYGYVVKSSTITVLDASIKMALKLFYANQKLKESEEKFMKAFQFCPTPMAIHDYTNRNVFIDCNPAFIAITGYKKEEIISKTALELGLYVFPEERETVLIQFQEQGYVKNFKNTFRTKTGKELIRFLSLSKILISNKEHIFSVQTESPIEYFDI